ATATTATACAATTGAGAGCAAGTTCGGGCCCGTGGAAATCAAGCGTGGCAACTATATACTACTCATTTCGGTGAAGGTACATGTGATCAGCCATTGCATTTCGTAATTCCTTCCAATCATGGAGTGCTTCTGGAGTGACGTGTAATTGTGGCATTTGAGCTCCCTCGGTACTTCCGTCATCCATATTAATTTCATCCGGTAAGTAGACGTCGTATGGCTGCATCTCTCTAATGAAATTGTGTAATACGCAGCACGCCACTACAATGTTCCTCTGTACCTCAATGGGATAGTTTTTCATAGGACCATCCAGAATTTTGAACCTCATTTTCCATACCCCAAACGTCCTCTCTATTATATTCCGAACCGAAGAATGGCGGCGATTAAATAATCCTTTCTGTGCCGTCTGTGATCTTCCTCCTGGTCCACTCTTAAAAGGGGCCATGAATCCTGGCATGTGTCTATACGCTGCATCAACTGCATAATATTTTCCAGCCGGTGGGGTTGGAAATGCTGCATCCGGATTGGAAATAGCATCCAATAAGACACGACTATCATGGGCACTCCCTTCCCAACCAGCTCTGACATAAACGAATCTCATATCGTGGTCACATGCGGCTAAAACATTTTGTGAAAGCGTGCCTTTTCTGTTACGAAAGGCATCCTGTTCCCCCCTTGGCACGCTTGCCGAGACATGTGTTCCATCAATAGCCCCAATGCAATTCTACATATTGAATACATGAtaaattaaacttgcatttcgaAAGTTATTAGTTTTAAGATGCGGGCATCTACCTTAAACCAGGGATAAAACCTTCTATTATTCCGAATCCGAGGATGAGTAGCATCCGTATCCCTATGTCGGATAGCAATAGGTGCTAATCGAACTAAAGCTTGGCACAGGCGGCGCACGTGTCGATGAATGGTCTCAGTGGAATGCTGAAATCGCTCACCTAACACTCTTTGTGTCAAATCATGGCTCAGCCCATATAAAGCAATTGCCACTCCTTCCTCTAAAGTCACTTTATCACAGGGACCCTCAATAATGTATTCACCTTCACGCAATATCCGGCAGAGTTGAATGAATGTGGGCATATTCATGCGCATGTTGTTAAGCATCCTGATGCACTTTCCCCCCAACAAGTCGTCAACCCAACCCTGACCTGTGAAAGGGCATGTATGGACTAACTGCCTTGTCCTTGGAACTTGATGTCTTTGAAAGTGCCACGATAGTATTAATACAGCAGTTGCGGCTTGTCTTGCATCATCTGGATCATCCAAATTCACTCCAAAATTTGGCGGAGCCCTAGCCATTTACGCTCTGTTTGGGCAAAACACCTGCACCTTGATAACAAGTGATACATAAGCGCCAAATGAGGAACAAGCTAGGAATTTGATCATTAGAGAACCAACTCTAATATTAAAGAA
This region of Coffea arabica cultivar ET-39 chromosome 3c, Coffea Arabica ET-39 HiFi, whole genome shotgun sequence genomic DNA includes:
- the LOC113735659 gene encoding uncharacterized protein is translated as MARAPPNFGVNLDDPDDARQAATAVLILSWHFQRHQVPRTRQLVHTCPFTGQGWVDDLLGGKCIRMLNNMRMNMPTFIQLCRILREGEYIIEGPCDKVTLEEGVAIALYGLSHDLTQRVLGERFQHSTETIHRHVRRLCQALVRLAPIAIRHRDTDATHPRIRNNRRFYPWFKNCIGAIDGTHVSASVPRGEQDAFRNRKGTLSQNVLAACDHDMRFVYVRAGWEGSAHDSRVLLDAISNPDAAFPTPPAGKYYAVDAAYRHMPGFMAPFKSGPGGRSQTAQKGLFNRRHSSVRNIIERTFGVWKMRFKILDGPMKNYPIEVQRNIVVACCVLHNFIREMQPYDVYLPDEINMDDGSTEGAQMPQLHVTPEALHDWKELRNAMADHMYLHRNE